The following DNA comes from Streptomyces sp. NBC_00690.
TCCTTCGCCAGTGCGGGGTCCGCACCGGTGAGGTCGATCCCGTTGACGTCCAAGTGCGCGGCGAGCGGGGCCGCGATCTCTCCCGTACGACCGGAGAGCACATTGACCACTCCGCCCGGCAGATCGGACGTGGCCAGCACCTCGCCGAGGGAGAGGGCGGGCAGCGGGGCGTTCTCGCTGGCGATCACCACGGCGGTGTTGCCGGCGGCGATCACCGGGGCGACCACCGAGACCAGCCCGAGGAACGACGACTCCTGCGGCGCGAGGACGGCCACCACACCGGTCGGCTCCGGGGTGGAGAGGTTGAAGTAAGGACCCGCTACCGGGTTCGCCCCGCCCAGGACCTGGGCGAGTTTGTCGGTCCAGCCCGCGTACCAGACCCAGCGGTCGATCGCCGCGTCCACCTGGGCCGCGGCCTTGGACTTGGACAGCCCTTCCGCGTCCGCCACTTCCCGTACGAACTGTTCGCGGCGGCCCTCCAGCATCTCGGCGATGCGGTAGAGGATCTGCCCGCGGTTGTACGCGGTCGCGCCCGACCAGCCGCCGAACGCCTTGCGGGCCGCGACCACCGCGTCCCGCGCGTCCTTGCGCGACGACAGCGGGGCGTTGGCGAGCCAGACGCCCTTGCCGCGGTCCTTCCCCTTGCCCGCCGCGCCAGCGGCGGATGTCCTCGTGGTCACCTCGTACACCCGGCCGCTCTCGGAGCGGGGGAACTTGCCCCCGACGTACAGCTTGTAGGTCTTGAACACGCTCAGACGGTCATTGCGCTCAGACATCGAGGTACGCCTCCAGGCCGTGACGGCCGCCTTCACGGCCGAAGCCCGACTCCTTGTAGCCGCCGAACGGCGAGGTCGGATCGAACTTGTTGAACGTGTTCGCCCAGACGACACCCGCCCGGAGCTTGCTGGCCACCGCCAGGATGCGGGAGCCCTTCTCGGTCCAGATGCCGGCCGAGAGCCCGTACTGGCTGTTGTTGGCCTTGGCGACGGCCTCGTCCGGCGTGCGGAACGTCAGTACGGAGAGCACCGGGCCGAAGATTTCGTCACGGGCGACGGTGTGCGCCTGCGTCACGTTCGTGAACAGCGTGGGCGCGAACCAGTAGCCGGACGACGGCAGCTCGCAGGGTGCGGACCAGCGCTCGGCGCCCTCCGCCTCACCCGTTTCGGCGAGTGCGGTGATCCGGGCCAGTTGCTGGGCCGAGTTGATCGCCCCGATGTCGGTGTTCTTGTCGAGCGGGTCGCCGAGGCGCAGTGTGGAGAGCCGGCGCTTCAGGGAGTCCAGCACCTCTTCCTGTACGGACTCCTGGACCAGCAGCCGGGAGCCCGCACAGCAGACCTGGCCCTGGTTGAAGAAGATGCCGTTGACGATGCCCTCGACCGCCTGGTCGACGGGTGCGTCGTCGAAGACGATGTTCGCGCCCTTGCCGCCGAGTTCCAGCGTCAGCTTCTTGTCCGTACCGGCGAGCTCTCGGGCGATCGCCCGGCCCACCCCGGTCGAGCCGGTGAAGGCGACCTTGTTGATCCCCGGGTGCTGGACCAGGGCGGTGCCGGTGCGGCCGTCGCCCGTGACGATGTTGACGACGCCCTTCGGCAGCCCCGCCTGACGGCAGATGTCCGCGAAGAAGAGGGCCGAAAGGGGCGTGGTCTCGGCGGGCTTCAGCACCACCGTGTTTCCGGTGGCGAGCGCCGGAGCGATCTTCCACGCCAGCATCAGCAGCGGGAAGTTCCACGGGATGACCTGGCCGGCGACTCCGAGCGGGCGGGGGTTCGCGCCGTAGCCCGCGTGGTCCAGCTTGTCGGCCCAGCCGGCGTAGTAGAAGAAGTGGGCGGCGACCAGGGGGAGGTCCGCGTCCCGCGTCTCCTTGATCGGCTTGCCGTTGTCCAGGGTCTCCAGCACGGCCAGCTCACGGCTGCGCTCCTGGATGATCCGGGCGATGCGGAACAGGTACTTCGCCCGCTCGGCACCGGGCAGCGCCGACCACTTCTCGAATGCCTTGCGGGCGGCCTTCACGGCCCGGTCGACGTCTTCGGCGTTGGCCTGGACGTACTCCGCGAGGACTTCCTCGGTGGCGGGGGAGACGGTCTTGTTCCGGTCCGCGCCCGTGGACTCGACGAACTCACCGTCGATGAACAGCCCGTACGAGGGGGCGATGTCGACGATCGCCCGTGATTCGGGGGCGGGGGCGTACTCAAAGGGCTTGGTCATGTCCGCTCAGTCCACAGTCACGTAGTCGGGGCCGGA
Coding sequences within:
- a CDS encoding aldehyde dehydrogenase family protein, which codes for MSERNDRLSVFKTYKLYVGGKFPRSESGRVYEVTTRTSAAGAAGKGKDRGKGVWLANAPLSSRKDARDAVVAARKAFGGWSGATAYNRGQILYRIAEMLEGRREQFVREVADAEGLSKSKAAAQVDAAIDRWVWYAGWTDKLAQVLGGANPVAGPYFNLSTPEPTGVVAVLAPQESSFLGLVSVVAPVIAAGNTAVVIASENAPLPALSLGEVLATSDLPGGVVNVLSGRTGEIAAPLAAHLDVNGIDLTGADPALAKELEIAAAENLKRVLRPAPLDLAADPGTHRMTAFLETKTVWHPTGALGTSGSSY
- a CDS encoding aldehyde dehydrogenase family protein: MTKPFEYAPAPESRAIVDIAPSYGLFIDGEFVESTGADRNKTVSPATEEVLAEYVQANAEDVDRAVKAARKAFEKWSALPGAERAKYLFRIARIIQERSRELAVLETLDNGKPIKETRDADLPLVAAHFFYYAGWADKLDHAGYGANPRPLGVAGQVIPWNFPLLMLAWKIAPALATGNTVVLKPAETTPLSALFFADICRQAGLPKGVVNIVTGDGRTGTALVQHPGINKVAFTGSTGVGRAIARELAGTDKKLTLELGGKGANIVFDDAPVDQAVEGIVNGIFFNQGQVCCAGSRLLVQESVQEEVLDSLKRRLSTLRLGDPLDKNTDIGAINSAQQLARITALAETGEAEGAERWSAPCELPSSGYWFAPTLFTNVTQAHTVARDEIFGPVLSVLTFRTPDEAVAKANNSQYGLSAGIWTEKGSRILAVASKLRAGVVWANTFNKFDPTSPFGGYKESGFGREGGRHGLEAYLDV